The Salvia miltiorrhiza cultivar Shanhuang (shh) chromosome 1, IMPLAD_Smil_shh, whole genome shotgun sequence genome has a window encoding:
- the LOC131002084 gene encoding calcium-binding protein CBP-like: protein MSNYPHHNPSGAGYPYGAQPPSSQSYPSGPYGAQPPPGQSSPYAPAPSPYGAPSAPPGAPNQSYGAPSAPPGAPNQSYGGYPPSAYGSPFAALTPSAFPPGTDPSVISCFQMADQDGSGFIDDKELQRALSSYNQSFSLRTVHLLMYLFTNTNTRKIGPKEFTQVFYSLQSWRAIFERFDRDRSGKIDMNELRESLLSLGFSVSPVILELLVSKFDKSGGKNKAIEYDNFIECCLTVKGLTEKFKEKDTSFSGSATFTYESFMLTVLPFLIA, encoded by the exons ATGTCTAATTACCCGCACCACAATCCCTCCGGCGCCGGCTACCCCTACGGCGCTCAGCCGCCCTCGTCGCAGTCCTACCCATCTGGTCCCTACGGCGCTCAGCCACCTCCCGGCCAATCCTCACCCTACGCCCCCGCCCCCTCCCCCTACGGCGCCCCCTCAGCTCCCCCTGGCGCGCCCAACCAGTCCTACGGCGCCCCCTCGGCTCCCCCCGGCGCGCCCAACCAGTCCTACGGCGGCTACCCGCCTTCGGCGTACGGAAGCCCCTTCGCCGCCCTCACGCCGTCGGCTTTCCCGCCTGGCACTGATCCGAGCGTGATCTCCTGCTTTCAGATGGCCGATCAGGACGGTAGTGGATTCATCGATGATAAGGAGCTTCAGCGCGCCCTCTCGTCGTATAATCAGAGCTTCAGTTTGAGGACTGTGCATCTGCTTATGTATCTTTTCACCAACACTAATACCAGAAAGATAG GTCCAAAAGAATTCACTCAAGTCTTTTACAGTCTTCAGAGCTGGAGG GCAATATTTGAGAGATTTGATAGGGACAGAAGTGGCAAGATTGACATGAACGAACTGAGAGAGTCACTCCTCAGTCTTGGATTCTCAGTGTCACCTGTAATTCTGGAGTTGCTGGTTTCCAAGTTTGACAAAAGTGGTGGCAAAAACAAGGCCATTGAATACGATAATTTCATAGA GTGCTGTCTCACTGTCAAG GGACTGACTGAGAAGTTCAAAGAGAAGGATACCTCATTCTCTGGTTCGGCAACTTTCACCTACGAATCCTTCATGCTAACTGTTTTACCTTTCCTTATTGCTTAG
- the LOC131002142 gene encoding alpha carbonic anhydrase 4-like: MGRIRSSSLYITFCVIFSLSVAVLADGNEVDDERPFTYSPDAEKGPGKWADLDPKWKACANGRLQSPIDLSDERVEVMPKLGTLKRKYKPAPAIIKNRGHDIEVVWEGDAGGAILNGTKYKLRQCHWHTPSEHTLNGKRYELEIHMVHNNSLGHLAVIGVVYKLGRPDPFLAKLLDTMKAHDHNGNHLGVVDPWEIKFGSRKYYRYVGSLTVPPCTEGVLWTILKKVRTVSREQVKALRDAVHDGYERNARPTQTSALEVYMYRPPN, translated from the exons ATGGGCCGCATTCGCTCTTCCTCGCTCTACATTACGTTTTGCGTCATCTTCTCCCTATCTGTAGCTGTTCTTGCCGATGGAAATGAAGTTG ATGATGAAAGACCATTTACATACTCCCCAGATGCTGAGAAAGGGCCAGGGAAGTGGGCTGATCTCGATCCAAAATGGAAGGCCTGTGCAAACGGGAGACTTCAATCACCAATTGATCTTTCTGACGAGAGAGTTGAGGTCATGCCTAAACTGGGAACTTTGAAAAGAAAATACAAGCCAGCTCCAGCTATAATAAAGAATCGAGGTCATGATATTGAG GTGGTATGGGAAGGAGATGCAGGAGGTGCTATACTAAATGGAACGAAATATAAGCTACGACAGTGCCATTGGCATACTCCTAGTGAACACACATTGAATGGGAAAAG ATATGAATTGGAGATTCATATGGTTCACAACAACTCCCTTGGTCATCTTGCTGTAATTGGCGTAGTCTACAAGCTGGGCCGTCCTGATCCCTTCCTGGCTAAG CTTCTAGACACCATGAAAGCACACGACCATAATGGGAATCATTTGGGGGTGGTTGATCCTTGGGAGATCAAGTTCGGAAGCAGAAAGTACTACAGATACGTCGGCTCTCTCACGGTTCCCCCCTGCACAGAAGGGGTTCTCTGGACGATACTAAAGAAG GTGAGGACTGTTTCAAGGGAGCAAGTGAAAGCACTAAGGGATGCTGTCCACGAT GGATATGAGAGGAATGCAAGGCCAACACAGACCTCAGCTTTAGAGGTCTACATGTATCGTCCGCCAAATTAG
- the LOC131001509 gene encoding uncharacterized protein LOC131001509: MASQYDLTPRIAPHLDRHLVFPLLEFLQERGLYPEEDILKAKIELLNHTNMVDYAMDIHKSLYRSDDVPQDMIDRRAEVVGRLKALEDGAAPLIAFLQNPHAVQELRADKQYNLQMLNERYQIGAEQIDALYDYAKFQFECGNYSGAADYLYQYRALCTNSDKSLSALWGKLAAEVLMQNWDIALKELNRLKEIIDSKNFSSPLNQVQLMHWSLFIFFNHDNGRTQIIDLFNQDKYLNAIQTNAPHLLRYLATAFIVNKRRRPQFKEFIKVIQQEQYSHEDPIIEFLACIYVNYDFDGAQKKMRECEEVILNDPFLGKRIEEGNFTTVPLRDEFLENARLFKKTAKKLRKEAKARKLLELLDSQLDVSAHTEQFVEAEPSAAAANETLFAQTDRDSDAETDCQEEVKSNFDESTRDDIADDPRLCDLSSHEADDPPTPIRMLATATGIEIKLGLLNVLPKYYGKKGEDPYNFLSEFIKICKVQKRPAGVTEEHFRLAVFPFTMTAESNSWFASLPPYSITTWAEMKKLFLEHFFPPTKTNALKKEISGVKQEYDESLSTYWTRFRRLVDSCPNHKFSEGDLLQYFYQGMTVDTKNLVNSSSGGAFSQNTVSEAKKLIQHLVEATREYEEPRIQLLKKVAQASFSNFEDKFEERMGRMERMLSTVVEKVANAGQPIEKSCGACGNFGHTSLQCAGGDEDLQAQVNSSHNFYNCSDPLPPLPKQDPYSSSYNALWRDHPNFRLRDQSNQVQQQQQSYRSPHQRGFQQAPPPPQENQGKALEEMMRELIGSQQLLQNNLQTTYEAVLKLQQSQAEQRVQIEGLARQVSQLATSVNQLNGHQGKLPSQVQLNPRENVSMITLRSIKELSEPTSQNSSGCSSKASGVESQLQKFKNSGGKVDSAIQNADKSGLAKQNGDLAAVQKEKEVEHKLVEGEQSMVHKPLSLHDPEIEIPVPFPRRLAKKKPKEELMDFMKIFGKLEINLPFLQAFKFPHMSKFLCQQ, translated from the exons ATGGCGTCGCAATACGACCTGACGCCGCGGATAGCGCCGCATCTAGACAGGCATCTGGTGTTCCCGCTACTCGAGTTCCTACAGGAGAGAGGGTTGTACCCTGAGGAAGATATTTTGAAGGCGAAGATTGAGCTGCTCAACCACACTAACATGGTTGATTACGCCATGGATATTCATAAATCTCTCTACCGATCGGACGATGTTCCTCAAG ACATGATCGATAGGAGAGCTGAGGTGGTGGGTAGGCTGAAGGCGTTGGAAGATGGAGCTGCTCCTTTGATTGCCTTTCTGCAGAATCCTCATGCAGTTCAGGAATTAAGGGCCGACAAACAGTACAATCTTCAGATGCTTAATGAGCGCTATCAG ATTGGTGCCGAGCAGATTGATGCATTGTATGATTATGCCAAGTTCCAATTTGAATGTGGAAATTACTCTGGTGCTGCTGATTATCTGTATCAGTACAGAGCCTTGTGCACTAACAGTGACAAGAGTTTGAGTGCATTGTGGGGAAAATTGGCAGCAGAGGTCCTGATGCAAAATTGGGATATTGCACTGAAGGAGCTTAACCGTCTGAAGGAAATCATAGACTCTAAG AACTTCTCTTCCCCATTGAATCAAGTCCAGTTAATGCACTGGAGtctattcattttctttaatcaTGATAATGGAAGAACACAAATTATCGACTTGTTTAATCAAGACAA GTATCTCAATGCCATTCAAACAAATGCTCCCCATCTTTTACGTTACCTGGCTACTGCCTTCATTGTGAACAAAAGAAGAAGGCCACAATTTAAGGAATTCATAAAGGTTATCCAACAAGAGCAGTACTCTCATGAAGATCCCATTATAGAGTTCTTGGCTTGCATCTATGTCAACTATGACTTTGATGGAGCTCAGAAGAAGATGAGAGAGTGTGAAGAA GTTATACTGAACGACCCATTTCTTGGAAAAAGAATTGAAGAGGGAAATTTTACAACTGTACCCCTGAGAGATGAATTTCTTGAAAATGCTCGCCTTTTCAAGAAAACCGCAAAGAAACTAAGGAAAGAGGCTAAGGCAAGGAAGCTACTGGAACTGCTGGATTCGCAACTTGACGTGTCCGCTCACACGGAACAGTTCGTTGAGGCGGAACCCAGTGCTGCCGCTGCTAACGAGactctgtttgcccaaacagaccgtGATTCAGATGCAGAAACTGATTGTCAGGAGGAAGTTAAGTCAAATTTCGACGAGAGCACCAGAGACGACATTGCTGACGATCCTAGACTGTGTGACCTCTCCAGTCACGAGGCTGATGACCCACCCACCCCAATTCGTATGCTGGCAACTGCTACCGGTATTGAGATTAAGCTTGGACTGCTTAATGTTCTTCCGAAGTACTATggcaagaagggagaagatccgtacaatttcttgagcgaattcatcaaaatttgcAAGGTCCAGAAACGCCCAGCTGGTGTTACAGAAGAACACTTTAGATTGGCGGTTTTTCCTTTCACTATGACAGCAGAGtcgaactcttggttcgcgagtcttccaccttattctatcactacatgggcggagatgaaaaagctattcctagagcactttttccctcccaccaagacgaatgcGCTAAAGAAGGAAATTAGTGGAGTGAAGCAGGAGTACGATGAGTCATTGAGCACATACTGGACTCGATTCAGGAGGTTGGTAGATAGCTGTCCAAACCATAAGTTTTCAGAGGGGGATTTGCTGCAATATTTCTATCAAGGGATGACGGTAGATACCAAAAATTTGGTGAATTCATCAAGTGGAGGAGCATTTTCTCAAAATACTGTGAGCGAAGCTAAAAAGTTgattcaacacttggtggaagcaACGAGAGAGTATGAGGAGCCACGTATTCAATTGCTCAAGAAAGTTGCACAGGCAAGTTTCTCTAACTTTGAGGACAAGTTCGAAGAAAGAATGGGGAGGATGGAAAGAATGTTAAGTACTGTGGTGGAGAAGGTGGCAAATGCTGGACAACCGATAGAAAAATCATGTGGCGCGTGTGGTAACTTTGGCCATACAAGTTTGCAATGCGCTGGGGGCGACGAAGATCTTCAAGCCCAAGTGAACTCGTCTCACAATTTTTACAACTGTTCTGATCCACTGCCCCCTTTGCCCAAACAGGACCCCTACTCGAGCAGCTACAATGCGCTGTGGAGAGATCACCCTAATTTTCGTTTGAGAGACCAAAGCAATcaagtgcagcagcagcagcaaagtTATAGATCGCCTCATCAAAGAGGATTCCAACAAGCACCACCACCTCCACAAGAAAATCAAGGAAAAGCTCTTGAAGAGATGATGAGAGAGTTAATTGGCTCACAACAATTATTGCAAAATAATTTGCAAACAACCTATGAAGCGGTGCTAAAACTCCAACAGTCTCAAGCAGAGCAAAGGGTTCAGATCGAAGGGTTGGCTCGTCAAGTGTCTCAGCTTGCAACGTCTGTGAATCAACTCAATGGCCATCAAGGCAAGTTACCATCTCAAGTCCAATTGAATCCGAGGGAGAACGTTAGTATGATCACTTTGAGGAGTATCAAGGAGTTGAGTGAGCCCACAAGCCAGAATTCAAGTGGATGTTCGAGTAAGGCTTCTGGAGTTGAATCTCAAttgcaaaaattcaaaaattctgGAGGTAAGGTGGATTCTGCAATCCAGAATGCAGATAAGTccggtttggccaaacagaacgGTGACCTGGCAGCTGTGCAGAAAGAAAAAGAGGTAGAACACAAATTAGTTGAGGGTGAGCAGTCGATGGTTCATAAACCTTTGAGTCTACATGATCCCGAGATCGAGATACCTGTTCCCTTTCCTAGGAGGTTAGCAAAGAAGAAGCCGAAGGAAGAGCTAATGGATTTCATGAAGATATTTGGAAAGTTGGAGATTAATCTTCCTTTCCTCCAAGCATTCAAATTCCCTCATATGAGCAAGTTTTTGTGTCAACAGTGA